A genomic window from Aureibacillus halotolerans includes:
- a CDS encoding ABC transporter substrate-binding protein codes for MKKSTILSVLFTMLLLLLAACGGNNSSQSDAPTDDASSEETSSSPSQGGEIAIPIVGDPIFNPWHPNAYAESNVVNRILFSGLTKPGKDTAPAPSLATEWSASEDGLTWTFKLRDDVKWHDGEAFTADDVVFTFNTLVLDESKGANGASNFRALDEVTKVDDATVEFHLNRPWASLPAYLGFNAEILPQHVLEGTDVWNNTAFNKETPIGTGPYKVETYTSGQSVVLTANDDYFLGRPNIDKVTYKILADVNTHIAQAMTQELDIFSLEDTSSLERLQNVAHLSVEPRNVTKYYWVAVNQNNPTFQDVKFRQAIMHAINRQAIIDNILKGYATIADAAITPNLETYYTNDVAKYDYNPEKAKALLEEIGYIMNSDGVFEKDGEPLSFQFDVAVQGDLVTIAQLIQQDLKAVGMDVELVTLDWNSMIQKDVVERNYDMMMNWWTYPDDPDVYAQYHSSNADTGNNIPNYKDEEMDRLLTLGQETSDPAKRAEVYKELQAYMAEQLPYQYLWYPQELVVINNKLENVPELNYGGTLHYINEWSIKQ; via the coding sequence ATGAAAAAATCTACCATTCTATCAGTACTCTTTACAATGCTGCTTCTGCTGTTAGCTGCATGTGGAGGCAACAACAGTTCTCAGAGCGACGCACCAACGGATGATGCGTCCTCTGAGGAGACGTCTTCGTCGCCCTCACAAGGCGGGGAAATTGCAATTCCTATTGTTGGCGATCCAATTTTCAACCCATGGCACCCTAATGCGTATGCAGAATCAAATGTGGTAAACCGGATTCTTTTCTCTGGCCTCACCAAGCCAGGAAAAGACACTGCCCCTGCACCAAGCCTCGCGACAGAATGGAGCGCTTCTGAAGACGGTTTAACGTGGACGTTCAAGCTGCGCGACGACGTGAAGTGGCATGACGGAGAAGCCTTTACTGCCGATGATGTCGTATTTACGTTTAACACACTAGTGCTAGACGAAAGCAAAGGAGCAAACGGAGCTTCAAACTTCCGTGCTCTTGATGAGGTCACGAAGGTCGATGATGCAACGGTTGAGTTTCATTTAAACCGCCCATGGGCCTCCTTACCTGCCTACCTTGGCTTTAATGCAGAAATCTTGCCACAGCATGTGCTTGAAGGCACCGACGTATGGAACAATACGGCCTTTAACAAAGAAACACCAATTGGCACAGGTCCTTACAAGGTTGAAACGTATACATCCGGCCAAAGCGTTGTACTCACCGCAAATGATGATTACTTCCTAGGTCGCCCAAATATTGACAAGGTCACGTACAAAATTCTAGCGGATGTAAATACCCACATTGCCCAAGCGATGACGCAGGAGCTGGATATTTTCTCACTCGAGGACACATCTTCACTTGAACGTCTTCAAAACGTCGCTCATTTGTCTGTTGAACCACGGAACGTAACGAAATATTACTGGGTGGCGGTCAATCAAAACAACCCTACGTTCCAAGACGTGAAGTTTCGCCAAGCGATCATGCATGCCATTAATCGCCAGGCCATTATTGACAATATCCTAAAAGGATACGCTACGATTGCTGATGCCGCCATTACACCAAATCTTGAAACCTACTATACAAACGATGTCGCCAAATACGACTATAATCCTGAAAAAGCAAAAGCGTTGCTTGAAGAGATTGGATACATCATGAACAGCGATGGCGTCTTTGAAAAAGATGGCGAACCCCTCTCCTTTCAATTTGACGTCGCGGTCCAAGGAGATTTAGTAACCATTGCACAGCTTATTCAACAGGATTTAAAAGCCGTTGGGATGGACGTTGAACTTGTCACATTGGATTGGAATTCAATGATTCAAAAGGACGTTGTTGAACGTAATTATGACATGATGATGAACTGGTGGACGTACCCAGACGACCCTGATGTCTATGCCCAATACCATTCCTCGAACGCAGACACAGGAAATAACATTCCTAATTATAAGGACGAGGAAATGGACCGCTTGCTTACACTTGGTCAAGAAACGAGCGATCCAGCTAAGCGGGCCGAAGTCTACAAAGAACTACAGGCCTATATGGCAGAGCAATTGCCTTACCAGTATCTTTGGTACCCACAAGAGTTAGTCGTTATAAACAATAAGCTTGAAAATGTACCAGAACTCAACTATGGCGGCACATTGCATTATATTAACGAGTGGAGCATTAAACAATAA
- a CDS encoding DUF4179 domain-containing protein: MSFYKDLNEVKMDLHDLEEAPLTKKEHKRILKRATASIGSGQHRKHWLGIGVAAAVLVISLPLASTGVLANIPIIGDFVKTFYSSTEEHNFSAYKTAIGETAENEAGKVTLHEVLMDHRELFLSATFEPADGFDYRNPGIPSVTINGKDYTNAASMQTIERNADMFATIAVLGFNQDIIADPLNINISYNRDGPGEVEQPWTFDITVSQDNLVAEKTVIDINKTVPLESGGEVNIQKVVATPISTNVYFDLSDEATESLWIAVQLEDGTEKRVSTARTSNTTGDISNARFHGVPVDEGNLKLIFYDHNRDVIGSTTLVESGVQSDG; the protein is encoded by the coding sequence ATGTCGTTTTATAAGGATCTGAATGAGGTGAAGATGGATCTCCATGATTTAGAGGAGGCGCCTCTGACAAAAAAGGAGCACAAACGTATTCTCAAGCGGGCAACAGCATCGATCGGCTCTGGTCAACACCGTAAGCACTGGCTAGGCATTGGCGTCGCGGCGGCTGTTCTCGTCATCTCCCTTCCCCTTGCATCTACTGGCGTGTTGGCCAATATACCCATCATTGGTGATTTTGTTAAAACGTTTTACAGCTCTACAGAAGAGCACAACTTTTCCGCTTACAAAACAGCCATTGGGGAAACGGCCGAAAACGAGGCAGGTAAGGTGACGCTCCACGAAGTCTTGATGGACCACCGGGAATTATTCCTCAGTGCAACATTTGAGCCGGCTGATGGTTTTGATTACCGAAATCCAGGCATCCCGTCAGTCACCATCAATGGCAAGGATTACACCAATGCCGCAAGTATGCAGACCATCGAGCGCAATGCAGACATGTTTGCCACCATAGCTGTCCTTGGGTTTAACCAAGACATCATCGCTGATCCGTTGAATATAAACATTAGCTACAATCGTGATGGCCCAGGAGAAGTCGAGCAGCCATGGACCTTTGACATTACCGTCTCCCAGGACAATCTTGTCGCAGAAAAAACGGTGATCGATATCAACAAGACGGTCCCTCTGGAAAGCGGCGGCGAGGTGAACATTCAGAAAGTGGTGGCCACCCCGATCTCAACGAACGTGTATTTTGATCTGTCAGACGAAGCCACAGAGTCGCTCTGGATAGCTGTTCAGCTTGAAGATGGAACAGAGAAACGCGTATCAACTGCACGGACGAGCAACACCACTGGCGATATATCCAATGCACGATTCCACGGTGTTCCGGTGGACGAGGGGAACTTGAAACTTATTTTTTATGATCATAACAGGGACGTTATCGGATCGACGACCTTGGTGGAAAGTGGAGTACAGTCTGACGGATAA
- a CDS encoding alpha/beta fold hydrolase: MFTTLNGCEIYYEIHGQEDGEPIFFIHGGPGMGDCRGDVASFSALGDEYRLVFMDMRGSGRSADVPPFTHEQWTADIDAMRAFLGYETIHMLGGSYGGFLTLEYVTRYPDRVRTVLLRDTAPSNDYNDLSIQKALDSNLPGINEEMLDRLFDGRVASNEEFKEMFRAILPLYTVNFDETIAEQRVNSIYYHYETHNYAFHVNKKDYNLVSQLPNIQQPMLITVGRHDWITPVVCSEEIASHVPNGTLFIFENSGHSPQAEENEKYIQVVRQFLQDAKQTIHS; encoded by the coding sequence ATGTTTACAACATTGAATGGGTGTGAAATTTATTACGAGATTCATGGCCAAGAGGACGGCGAACCAATTTTCTTTATTCACGGTGGGCCAGGCATGGGTGATTGCCGAGGCGATGTAGCAAGTTTTTCTGCGTTAGGCGATGAGTACCGCCTTGTGTTTATGGACATGCGTGGCTCAGGTCGCTCGGCAGACGTACCCCCATTTACACATGAACAATGGACAGCTGATATTGATGCAATGAGAGCTTTCCTCGGCTATGAAACGATTCATATGCTCGGAGGCTCTTATGGAGGGTTTTTAACACTTGAATATGTCACACGCTATCCAGACAGAGTACGAACGGTTCTTTTGCGAGACACAGCGCCTAGCAACGACTACAATGACTTAAGCATTCAAAAAGCGCTCGATAGCAACTTGCCTGGCATCAATGAGGAAATGCTAGATCGACTTTTCGACGGGAGAGTCGCGTCAAATGAAGAATTTAAGGAAATGTTTCGTGCCATTCTTCCTTTGTATACAGTGAATTTTGACGAGACGATCGCAGAACAAAGAGTGAACAGCATTTACTATCATTATGAAACCCACAACTATGCATTTCATGTAAACAAGAAAGACTATAATCTCGTGAGTCAATTGCCGAACATCCAGCAACCAATGCTCATTACGGTAGGTCGACACGACTGGATTACACCCGTTGTCTGTTCTGAAGAAATTGCCTCCCATGTGCCGAATGGGACGCTTTTCATATTTGAAAACAGCGGCCACTCCCCACAGGCAGAAGAAAATGAGAAGTACATTCAAGTGGTGCGTCAGTTCTTGCAGGACGCAAAGCAAACAATTCATTCTTAA
- a CDS encoding Txe/YoeB family addiction module toxin yields the protein MRDFIFTKHAWEDYVYWQTENRKTLKRINQLIKDIERNGYKGIGKPEPLRGDLSGFWSRRIDEEHRLVYRLREGMVEFIAFRTHYGDK from the coding sequence ATGCGTGATTTCATATTCACAAAACATGCGTGGGAGGACTATGTGTATTGGCAAACCGAAAACAGAAAAACACTAAAGCGAATTAATCAACTCATTAAAGACATCGAACGCAACGGGTATAAAGGTATTGGAAAGCCTGAACCATTAAGGGGGGACTTATCAGGATTTTGGAGCAGAAGAATTGATGAAGAACATCGGTTGGTTTATAGGCTTCGGGAGGGCATGGTCGAATTTATAGCCTTCAGAACTCATTACGGTGACAAATAA
- a CDS encoding bifunctional metallophosphatase/5'-nucleotidase: protein MKKLAIGSTLGMLLAVGFVTGEQATANTKFQDVQRSPMQETILALNEKGIVSDAQNFYPDRSLTKAEAATLLVRAFKLPEIEPTPSDDPNVVKKHTYEDPLAVIDESFTVPSADDITDHWGYHYIEGALEVRVQQVEGEQYLPDSPVSKARWVEMVIDTVYGVDQSVNAVEKAVEIGIATAEEATDTAPVSREDAAVILAKLIENPDFKVITVFATSDIHGHLEPYAPTEEASEIGGLARMSTVINDMRDVQPNTLLVDAGDAPYNTNIANLFEGRSTIDVMNALDYDAMVLGNHDFDYPMNVMQANAERADFPFLSANTLYHGERPDHLDPYYLTEVDGVDIAVIGVTDDESHFYTHPKNVEGVSFVDEFESAQATVDAVKDESDVVIALSHLHGDNKVLPTVVDGIDVEIGGGEDLVAFPQIIQDTWLISPGKHSEVLNQINLNMMGDDMLGLNFAHIFMTSNLEEDPAVASIIADYRSQLDGKMQEVVGSTSVLLDGERQTVRLKESNLGNTIADSLRHMTGADIALQNGGGIRTSITPGEITLQEIYAVLPFDNAVVTAEASGQTIWDTLEHSVSSYPAAAGGFMQVSGMSYTFDAANELGSRMTEVNVGGQPIDLEKTYTVATNDFLTGGGDKFTMLKEDATVISQTKSFLRDAFYDYLKQHETINPELEGRITVLNPVESGQ from the coding sequence ATGAAAAAACTGGCGATTGGCAGTACCCTCGGTATGTTGCTTGCGGTCGGCTTTGTTACTGGGGAGCAGGCGACAGCAAACACGAAGTTTCAGGATGTACAACGATCACCTATGCAGGAGACGATTCTGGCGCTCAATGAAAAAGGCATCGTTAGCGATGCGCAGAATTTTTACCCAGACCGCTCATTAACAAAAGCGGAAGCAGCGACATTGCTCGTCCGCGCATTTAAGCTACCGGAGATTGAACCGACGCCATCGGACGACCCGAATGTCGTCAAAAAACATACATATGAAGACCCGTTGGCTGTCATTGATGAATCGTTTACGGTTCCATCCGCTGATGATATTACAGATCATTGGGGATACCATTACATCGAAGGTGCTCTTGAAGTACGCGTCCAACAAGTGGAAGGTGAGCAGTATCTTCCGGATTCACCAGTATCCAAAGCGCGGTGGGTTGAGATGGTGATAGACACTGTCTATGGTGTGGACCAATCTGTTAATGCGGTCGAGAAAGCGGTTGAGATCGGCATTGCCACAGCAGAAGAAGCTACAGACACAGCGCCAGTGTCGCGGGAAGATGCGGCCGTTATTCTGGCCAAACTGATAGAGAACCCGGATTTCAAAGTGATCACTGTGTTCGCCACCTCTGATATCCATGGCCATCTTGAACCTTACGCCCCAACCGAGGAAGCCAGCGAAATTGGCGGGTTGGCACGCATGAGCACGGTCATTAACGATATGCGGGACGTTCAGCCGAATACGCTGCTTGTCGACGCCGGTGACGCCCCCTACAATACAAATATCGCCAATTTGTTTGAAGGGCGATCCACCATTGACGTGATGAATGCCTTAGACTATGACGCGATGGTCCTAGGAAACCATGATTTTGATTACCCTATGAATGTGATGCAGGCAAATGCCGAACGAGCTGATTTTCCTTTTCTGTCGGCCAATACGTTGTATCACGGAGAGCGACCTGATCATCTTGACCCGTATTATCTGACGGAAGTGGATGGTGTGGACATTGCCGTCATTGGCGTGACCGATGATGAAAGCCACTTTTATACCCATCCGAAAAACGTTGAAGGCGTCAGCTTCGTGGATGAATTTGAATCCGCCCAGGCGACGGTCGATGCGGTGAAAGACGAAAGTGATGTCGTTATCGCGCTGTCCCATTTGCACGGAGATAATAAGGTGCTTCCCACAGTCGTGGACGGCATTGATGTTGAAATCGGCGGTGGTGAAGACCTCGTGGCTTTTCCGCAAATCATTCAAGATACGTGGCTAATTTCCCCAGGCAAGCATTCAGAGGTTCTTAACCAGATCAACTTGAATATGATGGGCGACGATATGCTTGGACTCAACTTCGCTCATATTTTTATGACGAGCAATCTTGAGGAAGATCCTGCGGTCGCATCCATCATTGCAGACTACCGGTCACAGCTTGATGGAAAAATGCAAGAAGTTGTCGGATCAACATCTGTGTTGCTTGATGGCGAGCGTCAAACAGTACGTTTAAAAGAATCCAACCTCGGCAATACGATTGCTGATAGCCTTCGCCACATGACTGGCGCGGACATCGCCTTGCAAAACGGTGGCGGCATCCGCACGAGCATTACTCCGGGAGAAATCACGCTTCAAGAAATTTATGCGGTACTGCCATTTGATAATGCGGTGGTGACCGCAGAAGCGAGCGGGCAGACCATCTGGGATACCCTCGAACACAGCGTGTCGTCCTATCCCGCTGCGGCCGGAGGGTTCATGCAAGTATCCGGCATGAGTTACACCTTTGATGCGGCCAATGAACTGGGCTCACGAATGACGGAAGTGAATGTGGGCGGCCAACCTATCGATCTTGAGAAGACCTATACTGTTGCGACAAACGACTTCCTCACTGGCGGCGGAGACAAGTTTACGATGCTGAAGGAAGACGCGACAGTGATTTCGCAAACGAAGAGCTTTCTGCGCGATGCCTTTTATGATTATTTAAAACAGCATGAAACGATCAACCCGGAGCTAGAAGGACGTATTACCGTGTTGAATCCAGTAGAGAGCGGACAGTAA
- a CDS encoding type II toxin-antitoxin system RelB/DinJ family antitoxin, translating to MDEDLKKEAEALFSELGLNMSTAVNIFIRQALRQGGIPFEVSTHTDPFYQPENLKRLKESIEQLKKHDTVTKTSSELGLDDA from the coding sequence ATGGATGAAGACCTTAAAAAAGAAGCAGAGGCCCTTTTCTCGGAATTGGGATTAAACATGTCAACTGCCGTAAATATCTTTATCCGTCAGGCTCTTCGGCAAGGAGGGATTCCTTTTGAGGTGAGTACACATACGGATCCATTTTATCAACCTGAAAATCTGAAGCGGTTAAAAGAATCGATTGAACAACTGAAAAAACACGATACCGTGACAAAAACGTCAAGCGAGTTAGGCCTAGATGATGCGTGA
- a CDS encoding sigma-70 family RNA polymerase sigma factor produces the protein MHVSEVNLVEQIKRKNEDSLSFILQQYGALIHGILRKYLHGNPQDIEECVSDVLVAVWFHIDSYDAEKNEFRQWVAAIAKYRAIDRLRTSEKEKRRIQAVSSQKKTEQHTAFVPEPPFDIQHMLDSLSDVERGIFQKYYVEGVPSDEIAFDYQAKPSWVHNKLSRGRKKLKTILQRNEG, from the coding sequence ATGCATGTGTCTGAAGTTAATCTTGTCGAACAGATCAAACGGAAAAATGAAGATAGCCTATCGTTTATTCTTCAGCAGTATGGCGCCCTAATCCACGGCATATTGCGAAAGTACCTTCATGGGAACCCGCAGGATATTGAAGAGTGCGTCAGTGACGTTCTCGTAGCCGTTTGGTTCCATATTGATTCGTACGATGCGGAGAAAAACGAGTTCCGGCAATGGGTGGCCGCGATTGCTAAATACCGTGCCATTGATCGTTTGCGAACATCAGAGAAAGAGAAAAGGCGGATTCAGGCTGTCAGCTCCCAAAAGAAAACAGAACAACATACAGCCTTTGTGCCAGAGCCTCCATTCGATATCCAACATATGCTGGATTCTTTATCTGACGTCGAGCGTGGAATTTTTCAAAAGTATTATGTGGAGGGCGTTCCCTCTGACGAAATTGCTTTTGACTATCAGGCGAAGCCGTCCTGGGTACACAACAAACTTTCACGAGGCAGGAAAAAACTGAAAACGATATTGCAAAGGAATGAGGGATAA
- a CDS encoding ABC transporter permease, giving the protein MASFLLQRFWQSILLVFIVSILTFFLINLAPGGPSSMMRMDATEEERQAISAQLGLDKPVIVRYGEWLGNAVRGDLGDSLSSGQPVIQRIAERFPHTLQLTILTLIVSVVIGMILGIIAAMKRNRASDYMINFIAVIGLSVPSFWLAIMLILLFSVTLQWLPSSGVPPEGVSLWEQIKYLILPVIILSTSTLPTIVRFMRSSMLEVISQNYVRTARAKGVKESVVIYWHAMRNALIPVVSIVGVLVPRLLGGAVIVESVFGWPGMGRLIVEAANSRDYTLVMGVTIVVTLLVVLTNFIVDIVYSKIDPRVKNF; this is encoded by the coding sequence ATGGCTTCATTTTTGCTTCAGCGCTTTTGGCAGAGCATTCTTCTCGTCTTCATCGTTTCCATCCTCACCTTTTTCCTTATTAATCTTGCACCAGGCGGGCCGTCGTCGATGATGCGAATGGACGCCACCGAGGAGGAACGACAAGCGATTTCGGCACAGCTTGGGCTCGATAAGCCTGTCATTGTCAGGTATGGTGAATGGTTGGGCAATGCCGTACGTGGCGATTTGGGAGATTCTTTATCCTCCGGACAACCTGTGATACAACGGATTGCTGAGCGCTTTCCACACACCTTACAGCTGACCATCCTAACATTGATTGTGTCTGTAGTAATTGGAATGATCCTAGGGATTATTGCCGCGATGAAACGGAATCGAGCGAGTGATTATATGATCAATTTTATCGCTGTCATTGGTCTCTCTGTCCCTTCCTTTTGGTTAGCCATCATGCTTATTCTGCTTTTTTCTGTCACGTTACAATGGCTCCCCTCTTCTGGAGTCCCACCTGAAGGCGTGTCTTTATGGGAGCAAATTAAATATCTCATTTTGCCCGTTATTATTCTATCTACGTCCACTCTCCCGACTATCGTGCGTTTTATGAGATCGTCTATGCTTGAAGTCATTTCACAGAATTACGTTCGTACAGCCCGTGCCAAAGGCGTGAAAGAATCAGTGGTCATTTATTGGCACGCCATGAGAAACGCACTAATTCCAGTGGTTTCCATTGTAGGTGTCCTTGTGCCTCGCCTGCTGGGGGGCGCTGTGATTGTAGAATCCGTATTCGGCTGGCCAGGGATGGGACGCTTAATTGTGGAAGCGGCAAACAGTCGCGATTATACCTTAGTCATGGGCGTGACCATCGTAGTGACCCTACTTGTCGTTTTGACAAACTTTATCGTCGACATCGTGTATTCAAAAATTGATCCACGCGTCAAGAATTTTTAA
- a CDS encoding winged helix-turn-helix transcriptional regulator gives MEYSLTDKGQTFNSLFEEICEWGDGNREV, from the coding sequence GTGGAGTACAGTCTGACGGATAAGGGGCAAACGTTCAATTCTCTCTTTGAGGAGATCTGTGAATGGGGAGATGGAAACAGAGAAGTTTAG
- a CDS encoding TraB/GumN family protein gives MTDKIEVYLEDEHRNTNFIIVGLGHILGSEGVATLLQERG, from the coding sequence ATGACCGACAAAATTGAGGTCTATCTGGAGGATGAACACAGAAATACGAATTTTATCATTGTCGGTTTGGGTCACATACTCGGTTCGGAAGGGGTTGCGACGTTGCTACAAGAGCGCGGTTAA
- a CDS encoding TM2 domain-containing protein, with the protein MSNVALKKGLSAEEQSIVQSEFERKQKNVIVLFILWFFLFSFAGHRFYVGSIGRAVAMLLLGWATLFIWNLIDIYFAYQKLQRDNEELEKQSIYQVRS; encoded by the coding sequence ATGAGCAATGTGGCATTAAAAAAAGGACTGTCCGCAGAAGAACAGTCCATCGTGCAAAGTGAATTTGAACGAAAACAGAAAAATGTCATTGTTTTATTCATCCTATGGTTTTTTCTATTCTCATTTGCGGGCCATCGGTTTTATGTGGGGTCCATAGGCAGAGCCGTGGCAATGCTGCTGTTAGGCTGGGCGACATTATTCATCTGGAATCTTATCGATATTTATTTCGCCTACCAAAAGCTCCAAAGAGACAATGAAGAGCTAGAGAAGCAGAGTATCTACCAAGTAAGATCATAA
- a CDS encoding ABC transporter permease, producing the protein MQKTANEPSVMLTTVEKKPDRRAWTRLRKNKAAHASLWFLILIHVVVFIGPFVWTMSPEATNPANTLASWSVSHPFGTDDLGRDVFSRMLHGGRITLLVGAGAMVFTVLIGGIVGACAGFFGKWIEAILMRFTEAMMSIPNFFFALVALTVLGKTPWMVVLVIALCSWMEIARVVYGETLKWKQQEFVEASIALGAKPLWTLVKHVIPQIIPSIIVASTLGIAWAILTESAISYLGLGIQPPTATWGNMLQDAQAYIWTAPILGVLPGIAITVVVLAYNFLGDGLRDALDPRHIQK; encoded by the coding sequence ATGCAAAAAACGGCAAATGAACCATCTGTCATGCTGACGACTGTCGAAAAAAAGCCAGACCGCAGAGCCTGGACGCGACTTAGAAAGAACAAAGCCGCCCACGCCTCCCTCTGGTTTTTAATTCTCATACATGTTGTCGTTTTTATCGGACCGTTTGTATGGACCATGAGTCCTGAAGCGACGAATCCTGCCAACACACTGGCCTCATGGTCTGTCTCACACCCGTTTGGCACAGATGACTTAGGGCGTGATGTGTTCAGTCGCATGCTGCACGGTGGGCGCATTACACTTCTTGTTGGTGCTGGAGCAATGGTTTTCACCGTGCTCATTGGAGGGATTGTTGGCGCTTGTGCAGGTTTTTTTGGTAAATGGATTGAGGCCATCCTCATGCGCTTTACAGAAGCCATGATGTCGATTCCAAATTTCTTTTTCGCGCTCGTCGCATTGACAGTTCTCGGAAAAACCCCATGGATGGTCGTGCTCGTTATCGCGCTTTGTTCCTGGATGGAGATTGCGCGTGTCGTATACGGTGAAACACTGAAATGGAAGCAACAGGAATTTGTTGAAGCGTCGATTGCGTTAGGCGCTAAACCGCTGTGGACGTTAGTTAAGCATGTCATTCCGCAAATTATTCCTTCCATTATTGTTGCAAGCACATTGGGAATTGCTTGGGCCATCCTAACCGAGAGCGCCATCAGCTATTTAGGTCTTGGTATTCAGCCACCGACGGCGACATGGGGCAACATGCTGCAGGATGCACAAGCCTATATTTGGACAGCCCCTATTTTAGGTGTCTTGCCTGGCATTGCCATTACTGTGGTGGTCTTGGCGTACAACTTTTTAGGAGATGGACTGAGGGATGCCCTTGATCCACGACATATTCAAAAATAA